The genomic stretch CAGGTATTCCAGATTCTCGGCGTCTGCATCGGGCGCCCGGCTACGGTCGGCCTGACCGCAGCCCAAAGCCGCGCAAACCACTCGCGTCCCGGCTCGCATGCGGGCCCGAGATAACGCGCTACCAGCAAGCCGGGCAACAAGGTGACGCCGCCCGTCCCGTGCGTCGGCGCGATCTCGCGCCAGGCCTTGAGGAGTTCGACATTCACCAGCGGCGAAGCGACCAGCAGACTGCCGCTCACCGGCTCGCCCTGCAGCCCGATGCCGGCAGCAAGCAGGGCGCTGCCACCACCCACCCTGCCGCGCTCCAGCCACAGCGGACGCCCGTCTCGCACTATCCTGGTGCGCATCGCAAGCTCACCTCGGGTAAAGCGCTCACCCGAGCCCGTGCGACCGAAACACAGCATCTCCGCCCCGATGAAACAGGCATCTCCGGACAGGCTGACCTCGGTCACGAGGTCACCGAAGGCGCCGTCGAACACCAGGCTTTCCTGAGGCAGCCACTCGCACACGGCGCCTGCGGCCACCGCAATACGCTGTGTCAGCCCGCCGCGTGCGCCGGCGCTGCGATACCACTTGCCCGCACCCGGTGTCGTCAGCAGCGCATGGGCGCCTGCCCTGACATCGACATCGACGCTGAGGCTGTCGCCACTGGCGATACCCGCGGGCGGGTGTACCAGAATGGTGTGGCACACCTCATGGCCCTCGGGATAAAGCGGACGCTGCACCACCAGCGGACCGACATGCGCGCGCTCCGCAAGCACGGTACGCTCGCCACGGCGTTCATACGCCAGCCGCAACTCGGCACGCCAGCTGCGCCCGGCGGCAGCATTACAGGCAGGCGCGCCGAGCGAACGGGATTCAGGGGCTGTCACAGCATTCATGGAGCTTCCATTAGCAAGCAATGTTCCAGCTCATAG from Parazoarcus communis encodes the following:
- a CDS encoding urease accessory protein UreD — its product is MNAVTAPESRSLGAPACNAAAGRSWRAELRLAYERRGERTVLAERAHVGPLVVQRPLYPEGHEVCHTILVHPPAGIASGDSLSVDVDVRAGAHALLTTPGAGKWYRSAGARGGLTQRIAVAAGAVCEWLPQESLVFDGAFGDLVTEVSLSGDACFIGAEMLCFGRTGSGERFTRGELAMRTRIVRDGRPLWLERGRVGGGSALLAAGIGLQGEPVSGSLLVASPLVNVELLKAWREIAPTHGTGGVTLLPGLLVARYLGPACEPGREWFARLWAAVRPTVAGRPMQTPRIWNT